The sequence CTTTTGAGTTCGATTTCAGAACTTTGGCAATGACATGCTGTCTTCTTTATTGGCTTCGACTTTGAGACCTAGTTGAAAAGGTTTGAGGAGAACAAGTATTACAGTTTATGCAGAACAAGGAGAATAAGCACCGCAAGTTCTGTTCTTATTACCATGGTAGTACAAAAGCAGTAACAGGACAGACTGTAGAAAGTGATCTCTTCAGATAATAGCATCAGTGACAAACACGAGAACATGCGTTTCAGAGATACCAACGGTTGCCTGCTATCTTGTTCTGTGATGCTTTAACTCATGTTTCCTGAAGAATACTGGTATGAGTTGTGATGGTATGATATTCTCCACATGATCTTGTATGCCAGTATCACAGTATGAGTAATGTACAGAAAAGTAGAAAATAGGGGCTATAAAGGTCGTATAATGTTATGTACCTAGATCTATCTGAATTTACTCCTTTAAGCATACTGAAGAAATGCCTCATTTTTCACTtatacttatgcttatcagccaaaatttgaatttttgatcttgaattttgagttgattttggggttttatcatcgaagtttatttttaagaCTTTGCTTTTAGAACgataagaacatgtatataaaagttttgttcacaaattatttttcgatTACAAATATGCTGTTTCGCTTATTCCCCGAATAAGCGAAATGATGGGTCCGGAAGTCTGAACTTCTTTAGGAGCTCTCAGCTCCAAGAGCTGAACTCACAACAATTGCACCACCCATTCCTCTGAACTCACTGAAACCTAGAGTCAATTTTTAACTATGAACCATGGACTGTCACTGTAACACTTAACATTCTCAGGCATGCTGAAAAAAAGACAGCAAATCTGCTCGTTGTGAAAAGTCAAAATTCTGTCTTTTGTTTGTGAGAGCAAAACTTCTACACGAGGATTTTTATCAAGGACAGCATGTCCTACAACAGCTGGTCTGACAGCTAGATATCTTGGCAACAATCTGCTGTTCAGCACCCACAACAGATAACTATTTGTTGTTGCTTACATAAATAGtgaaaaaagaagcaaaacagCAATCAAGGTTAAGACATGTTTTGTCTTGTGTCAAACGCCTTATATACAACAGCCCTCCATTGTGAGCGCATTCATAAACTTCCATTTTGCCTTTCTAATTTTATTGCTTCATAGGAATCCATGACCTCTTTGAATTTTGCCTCAGCAAACTCTGACAGAAATAAAATGGACAAAATATCAGGACATATGTATTGGACACATGTTAGCTTTACATACAGGAGAGGAGCTGCATTCACCTTTGTTATGTTGGTTTTGATCTGGATGATACTCCATCGCTTTTCTCCTAAATGCATTCTGGAATGCACGCCATAAAGAAAATAAGCAAGACATCCAGATTCCCAAAAGATTTGCTGATCATAGTAGTAAAGAGAACTATGTAAACAACATATTAGCCAAGTTTTACAGTGTACCAATGATCATTGAATTTTCAGAGTTGCACATAACAGTTAACAGGGGATAAGTGATAAATTGAACAGGAAAATGCCTTCTTCTGCAGGCATGCCTCATTACCTAACTTAGCTATCCTGTATAAAGAATAGATGAATGTTCTAGTAAATTAGTGATCCTTTATGTGCCTGAAAGGATGTATTttagttacttttttttcttgtctaaACATATGAATTTAACGCTATAGAATATACTAGAGCACGATGGCAATCTTCCTGCCGTGatttttgcaagaaaaaaaaatacttggtAAAATAAGGCACACACCTTAATTTCAGCATCTGAGAACGGCTCCAATCTTGACCTGTCAAATAAAAGGCAGAAAACTTTGTTAAGGGAAATACCTAAGATATGAAATGACCATACAGTGTGTTTATGTAATGATTTGAAGGTAGTGAGTAATCAGCATAGGAGAAAACTCAGAATAGCTGGTCAATTAGTACATTACATGCCCATCGTGGTTTCATTCAATGTAAACTTGCTGTGATCCTCTCAAATCTCAATACAAAGATATGCACAGCTTATGCGTATTCTCAAAAAAACTTGCAAGCCCATCGTACAGTTTCATGGTTGATTACTGACCACGAGATCAGAAACAGGACTACAGGAGTGTATAAGagccaataaaataataaatacttaacAAACTAGCATATCATGGCATCCAATTTCTTTTTGAGGGGAGCAGTACATCGAACTGACAGGTATACTAAGTATTGCTGCAAAAGTGAGTGCACTCATACCTGTCAAGACCCAAGACAGAGTAGTGCTGTGACATAGTGTAACCCATGGCTTCCCTGGGCATCGATCTGAAATCTGTTCTTTGGTTAGCATAAAATGACTCTGCATCCCAGTACCACTCCTCTCTTCGACTATTCTGATAGTAGCTTGGATTATGGCCATCCCGAGTTCGGTAATCCCGACATTTACTTCTCTCCTTCTTGAACATATCTTGCATGTGCCTTATGCGTTCCTACATAAAGCACTAATGCTGCTTGAGGATTAGTTGAAACATACCGGCGTGTGAATACAGAGCAACACCAAATAGTAACAAGGCTGTTTTCTTTCTCAGGCATATTTTAGATATATTTACCAAATATTTTCTTGACCATGTATATTTACCATACATTACTAAGATATATAGTTTATTTAGGAACAACTTGAGGTGATCGTCAATATCGGCAGCTCATAAATCTCTAAAGCAACGTCTGTATTTTATGAGTTAATCTGTAAAGACCATGGACAATCATTGAGGTATAATCCTAATCcaacacgttttttttttctttgcaggAGTACTGAAATGATAAACATAAGCATTGAAATGCAAATGCCAAATGATGTCTGATGGGAGAGCAGGGAACTGACCACTCTCTCCCTCTGATCCTCACTCTTCTCGCGCATCCTCTGGTAATACTGGCCCCAGGCTTCACCACGCCGATTCGGTCGACGTGGTATGTCTTCCCAGTACACATAAGGCTCCGACCTACTAAGCTTCATTCAAACTACAAAATATTAACACCTCTCGCCCAAATTTTCCATGTAGAGCCATGCAGCTTATGAACCCATGGCAAAAGCCGAATGAGAAGCATTTTCGGTGTACCTGCGTGTAGAACCAGCTCATCGTCCTGCGCAGCTGACCAAACTACAAATCCACAAGACGaatgcacaaaatcacaaatCCGGACGCAGTAATAGCCAACACAGAAAACATAAACCGCTTAATCGTTTTAGATTCCCAGTGAGCTAGAGTGAatcaccgccgccatcgccgctcggAGTAGGGCTCGAGCGATGCGGGGGGAGAATGCGCGCACGtaccgcggcggtggtggcggtggcgccgatgagggcgaagaggaggatggaggcgggggaggaggaggcagagtCCCTCTCCTCCACCCCCGCGCCCGGCGGCCACCGGGTCGGCTGGTGCTCGCCGTTGCGGCggccgtccatggcggcggagggggaggtcgccggctcgccgccgccgccgtgcgcgcgcgcggcgaatTGGGGATCGGTCGGTCGCTCGCTTGTCGCTTCCCGTGTGCTCGTTTCGGGGCGTGCGTGTGTGGCTGCAAGTGGACCCGAGGTCCGCATTGAGGGGACCCACTGTCAGTGACTCAGTGGTGGAACACTTGCAGCATGAGGAACGCCTGGGCCGACACAATCTAGGCCTCGTTTGTATGGGCCTATATTCGGCCTGTCCGCTTGTATGTCAAGCCTATGCACAGGTGGATGGGCCGAAAACTAGTCCATGTAAATATGGGCTCTTTTGGGCCAGATTTTTTAAGAAAGCTGATTTAGTACGCCATGTCGACTCGAGATTTCtagttggaataagttcactttgggtccctctatttgtcaccCAGTCcaattttcgtcccttgaccgcaaaaccggatacaacgggtcccccaacttacgaaaccgtttaaattaggtccctcggcagtattgtgtCTGGTTTTTGCTGAGGTagcgcctacgtggctccttttGATTAGGTTTTTGTCCAACGTgtcattgacgtggcgcttatgtggcaactagataaaaaaaacccgTGGGAGCCACATGTCAGTCACACACAaacaataaaaaatggtgggcccaTGAGGAGCCACACGTCATCCTCCCATTTCTCTAtccctctctatcctctctctccctcttctctcgctCTCCAAACTGGCGGAGCGGcatgggcggcggccggagcggacgaCGGCAGGGTGGAGCGGCAGTCGGAGCGGGTGAAGGCAGGACGGATCCGAGGGGCGAAGTGGGTCGGGCGACGGCTGATGCTCGCCGGCACCTTGATCAGCAGGGCAGGAGAGTGGAGGCGGCCGTTCCGCGATCTGCCGAAACCagcctggcggcggcgacggcgccaccgCGGAGCCGAGAGCGGAGGGCGATGCCAAGGGGGAGGACGATGCCGGAGgggacgacgatgaggaggacaTCGCCGGCGCCACGCGGTCCCCCTGACCTGCGCTGGCCCCCGCCGCACGGAGGAtgggggcgtcggcggcggcggtgatggaggaCAAAGGCAACTGGATCGagtgggcggaggaggagaaggagaaggcgcggGCGTGGGAGTCCGCGCTCGTCGCAGAGATGcgccccaccggcggcgagcgaagCCGgcaggcgggaggaggaggaggcgggacgGTGACGGTTGCGAGGTCGACGGTCTGGTCACCATCGACGAAGACGACGTGCAGCATGgccgtgggcggcggtggcggtgggggaggcaCGTGGACGCGCCCGCGCAGACCTTCGCCTCCGAGGACGCAAGGACGCAAGCGGCCGTGactggcggcgccggcgcgggagtagggcgtcggcggcgcgcggggcccCAGGGCGCAAGCGGAGGATGCCGCCGCCCCCAACTCGCCACTGGGGCAGCCTCGCCCCCTCGaactcgtcggcggcgtccgcaTCTCCAACATCCTCACGCCGCCGGCCGATTCCGACGTCGCAACGCTCGCTGACTCCGATCGCCCGGCGCACGCGCTTCTTCGGTCACCCGCGCGCATACGCCGCGCTGTCCGCGGCGCTCCGGTCGGGGAGCGGCGCCGACCACGCCCGCCGCAGACACCGGAGCTCGCTTGCTCCGCCACTCACACGCGTCGTCCACTGTccagaaggagagagagagagaggggaaagggaagaagagagagaggggatagggaagaagaaaggagtgaggctgacatgtggggcccaccatttttaaattattttttgtgtgtagctgacatgtggggccacgctttttattattttccgggatataattgccacgtaagcgccacgttaaTGCCACGTGGGGTGAAGACCTAggtcaaacaagccacgtaggcgccacgtcagccaaaaccgccttcaaaactgccgagggatctcgtttgcccggttttggtaagttgagggatgggttgtacccggttttgcggtcaagggacgaaaatcggactgggcgacaaatagagggacccaaagtgaacttattcctttctagTTCGCGC is a genomic window of Oryza glaberrima chromosome 7, OglaRS2, whole genome shotgun sequence containing:
- the LOC127778512 gene encoding uncharacterized protein LOC127778512 isoform X2, with translation MDGRRNGEHQPTRWPPGAGVEERDSASSSPASILLFALIGATATTAAFGQLRRTMSWFYTQLSRSEPYVYWEDIPRRPNRRGEAWGQYYQRMREKSEDQRERVERIRHMQDMFKKERSKCRDYRTRDGHNPSYYQNSRREEWYWDAESFYANQRTDFRSMPREAMGYTMSQHYSVLGLDRSRLEPFSDAEIKNAFRRKAMEYHPDQNQHNKEFAEAKFKEVMDSYEAIKLERQNGSL
- the LOC127778512 gene encoding uncharacterized protein LOC127778512 isoform X1, which codes for MRTSGPLAATHARPETSTREATSERPTDPQFAARAHGGGGEPATSPSAAMDGRRNGEHQPTRWPPGAGVEERDSASSSPASILLFALIGATATTAAFGQLRRTMSWFYTQLSRSEPYVYWEDIPRRPNRRGEAWGQYYQRMREKSEDQRERVERIRHMQDMFKKERSKCRDYRTRDGHNPSYYQNSRREEWYWDAESFYANQRTDFRSMPREAMGYTMSQHYSVLGLDRSRLEPFSDAEIKQIFWESGCLAYFLYGVHSRMHLGEKRWSIIQIKTNITKSLLRQNSKRSWIPMKQ